In the Gammaproteobacteria bacterium genome, AATTCAATACTCGCACGAAGGTCCGCAGCCGCTGGAGACCGGCGGTGGCATCCTGCACGCGTTGGCGCTGCTTGGCGACCAACCCTTCATCGTCGTGAACGGCGATATCTGGACCAACTATTCCTATGCCCGTCTGCCCGCCCGGCCACCGGGCCTGGCCCATCTGGTGCTGGTGGACAACCCTCCCCACAACCCCCAGGGTGACTTTGCCCTGCGTCAGGGCCGGGTGCACGACGGTGACGGCGTCCGCCTCACCTACAGCGGCATAGGCGTCTATCGCCCGGAACTTTTTTCCTCCTGCGCGGCCGGCCGCTTTCCCCTCGCGCCGCTGCTGCGCCGTGCCATCGCCCGCGGCCGGGTGAGCGCAGAGCACTACACCGGAACCTGGTTCGACATTGGCACACCGGCGCGCTTGGCTGAAGTGGAACAGCGCCTGAGCCCGGGCTGAGCGGTCGCACGACCCTCTCACCGGGCCCAAAACCTGCCGGGCGGGCCAACCGGAAATTTGTGTAAGGCGAATCCACTGCGTACAATATCGGGTAATCTTTTCGTCCGCTGGCTTGATAAGCGCTGGGTAGATAATGGAATGAACATGCTCTCTGGTGCGGATCAATCTGACAGCCCTCCCCAGCCCGCCCCCCAAAACCGCCAGCTTGCCATCGATCTCAAAGGATCCGTCTTCACCATAACGGTCATGCGTCTCTATCACAACGACCTGGCGCACCTCGAGCGCGAACTGCGGCATTACGTTGCCAAAAGTCCCCGTTTCTTCAATAACGCCCCTGTCGTTATCGATGTCTCAACATTGCAAGAACCGGCCACTCCCATAGACTTCAAAGCAATGGCAGAACTGTTGCGGGGTCTGCACTTGGTGCCGGTGGGGGTTCGTCACGCTGATGCTGCGCAGCAAGACGCTGCCGTGGCCGCCGGCCTGGCCATCATGAATGGCGGCACCCTCAAAGATTTGCCGGGCGCCCAGGCGCCGCCTGCGGCCGGACTCCGGCGCACCCCGCCAGCCGTTGAGCACAAAAAAACAGGAGCGTCCCAGACTCAGGCCACCAAAGTGATTCATCAGCCGGTGCGCTCGGGCCAGCAAATATACGCCCGGGGGGGCGATCTGGTGGTGTTGGCGGCGGTCAACGCCGGCGCGGAAATTGTTGCCGACGGCAACATTCACGTTTACGCGCCCCTGAGGGGGCGTGCGCTGGCCGGTGTGCAGGGCGGCACCGGCGCAAGAATCTTCTGTCAGCACATGGCCGCGGAACTCGTGGCCATCGCCGGGCACTACCGGGTGTTTGAAGACGCCGTGCCCCGTGAGTTT is a window encoding:
- a CDS encoding nucleotidyltransferase family protein, translating into MKAMILAAGRGERMRPLTNTLPKPLLTVAGKPLIHYHIEALRAAGITRLVINLAYRGAQIQAALGDGSRFGVQIQYSHEGPQPLETGGGILHALALLGDQPFIVVNGDIWTNYSYARLPARPPGLAHLVLVDNPPHNPQGDFALRQGRVHDGDGVRLTYSGIGVYRPELFSSCAAGRFPLAPLLRRAIARGRVSAEHYTGTWFDIGTPARLAEVEQRLSPG
- the minC gene encoding septum site-determining protein MinC, which encodes MNMLSGADQSDSPPQPAPQNRQLAIDLKGSVFTITVMRLYHNDLAHLERELRHYVAKSPRFFNNAPVVIDVSTLQEPATPIDFKAMAELLRGLHLVPVGVRHADAAQQDAAVAAGLAIMNGGTLKDLPGAQAPPAAGLRRTPPAVEHKKTGASQTQATKVIHQPVRSGQQIYARGGDLVVLAAVNAGAEIVADGNIHVYAPLRGRALAGVQGGTGARIFCQHMAAELVAIAGHYRVFEDAVPREFRDKPVQVHLDKEQLVFTLL